A DNA window from Setaria viridis chromosome 2, Setaria_viridis_v4.0, whole genome shotgun sequence contains the following coding sequences:
- the LOC117842453 gene encoding probable cytokinin riboside 5'-monophosphate phosphoribohydrolase LOGL9, translating to MGLLPAHTWPLINGSCCRVVPVPGAQRESILIPLCLNSETPPWIHQQLLFPRGPGPKARSFIPRAPATAPPPPRHAHQLAFPSIGARTRSQRERERERERERERGRMEGAVESGGGGDKGSSSRFRRVCVFCGSSSGKRSSYRDAAVELGRELVARKVDLVYGGGSVGLMGEVSEAVHKGGGHVIGVIPTTLMGKEITGETVGEVRAVSGMHQRKAEMARNSDAFIALPGGYGTLEELLEVIAWAQLGIHSKPVGLLNVDGYYDFLLAFIDKAVDDGFIKPAQRHIFVSAPDARALVHKLEEYEAVAEEDPATPKLQWEIEQVGYNATLQAEIAR from the exons ATGGGGTTACTCCCGGCACACACATGGCCGCTAATCAATGGtagctgctgccgtgtagtacCGGTGCCCGGAGCGCAGCGGGAATCAATTCTCATCCCTCtctgtctgaactctgaaaccCCCCCGTGGATTCATCAACAACTCCTGTTCCCGCGGGGCCCCGGCCCAAAAGCGCGCTCTTTTATACCCCGCGCGCCGGCCAcagccccaccaccaccgcgccacGCACACCAACTTGCTTTTCCCTCCATCGGAGCGAGAACTCGgtcgcagagagagagagagagagagagagagagagagagagagagagggaggatggaAGGGGCGGTGGAGAGCGGAGGGGGTGGGGACAAGGGGTCGAGCAGCAGGTTCAGGCGGGTGTGCGTGTTCTGCGGGAGCAGCTCCGGCAAGCGGAGCAGCTACCGGGACGCGGCCGTGGAGCTCGGCAGGGAGCTGGTGGCGAGGAAGGTGGACCTGGTGTACGGGGGCGGCAGCGTCGGGCTCATGGGGGAGGTCTCCGAGGCCGTGCACAAGGGCGGCGGCCATGTCATTGG CGTCATACCGACGACACTGATGGGCAAGGAG ATCACCGGGGAGACGGTGGGCGAGGTGCGTGccgtgtcgggcatgcaccagCGCAAGGCGGAGATGGCGCGCAACTCCGACGCCTTCATCGCGCTCCCAGGCGGGTACGGGACGCTGGAAGAGCTCCTGGAGGTGATCGCGTGGGCCCAGCTGGGCATCCACAGCAAGCCGGTGGGGCTCCTGAACGTGGACGGGTACTACGACTTCCTGCTGGCCTTCATCGACAAGGCGGTGGACGACGGCTTCATCAAGCCCGCCCAGCGCCACATCTTCGTCAGCGCCCCCGACGCCAGGGCCCTCGTCCACAAGCTCGAG GAGTacgaggcggtggcggaggaggacccGGCGACGCCCAAGCTGCAGTGGGAGATCGAGCAGGTCGGCTACAACGCCACGCTCCAGGCCGAGATCGCCCGCTAG
- the LOC117846397 gene encoding ATP-dependent Clp protease proteolytic subunit 6, chloroplastic translates to MAPMATISAPLAARSAPFGLLSHRQNGARARLALRGLQFASRGVASLQDERKRCHSSLRLNTIVASENENPPLMPAIMTPAGPLDLATVLLGNRVIFIGQYINSQVAQRVISQLVTLAAVDEEADILIYLNCPGGSLYSILAIYDCMSWIKPKVGTVAFGVVASQAAIILAGGEKGMRYAMPNTRVMIHQPQGGSEGNVEEVRRQVGETIYARDKVDKMFAAFTGQPLDMVQQWTERDRFMSSSEAMDFGLVDALLETRY, encoded by the exons ATGGCGCCCATGGCCACCATctccgcgccgctcgccgcccgctccgCTCCCTTCGGGCTCCTCTCGCACCG GCAGAATGGAGCCAGAGCACGCCTTGCTCTCCGAG GACTGCAATTTGCATCACGTGGTGTTGCTTCACTGCAGGACGAGAGGAAACGTTGCCATTCTTCTCTCAG GCTAAACACAATTGTGGCATCTGAGAATGAAAATCCACCTTTAATGCCGGCAATCATGACTCCTGCTGGCCCTCTTGATCTCGCTACTGTACTACTGGGAAATCGTGTAATCTTCATTGGCCAATATATTAACTCCCAGGTGGCACAACGTGTGATATCACAGCTTGTCACACTTGCTGCTGTTGATGAAGAGGCTGATATTCTG ATCTATCTGAACTGCCCTGGTGGAAGTCTCTACTCCATCTTAGCTATTTACGACTGCATGTCCTGG ATAAAACCCAAAGTCGGGACAGTGGCTTTTGGTGTTGTTGCTAGTCAAGCAGCAATCATTCTTGCTGGTGGTGAGAAGGGAATGCGCTATGCAATGCCAAATACTAGAGTAATGATTCATCAACCTCAAGGTGGATCGGAG GGTAATGTGGAGGAGGTGAGGCGACAGGTTGGGGAAACCATTTATGCTCGTGAT AAAGTTGATAAAATGTTTGCTGCCTTCACGGGGCAACCATTGGACATGGTACAACAGTGGACAGAGAGGGATCGCTTCATgtcttcttcagag GCCATGGATTTCGGACTAGTTGATGCCTTACTGGAAACAAGATACTAG
- the LOC140222007 gene encoding uncharacterized protein, with protein MACQQLRSTSLPVRPHALVQELEDELQRLRSGAAASAPSPAALVGRLGDAYGRIEELVGLPGGRDALSSARWRGAVEAALDASVAVLDLCERARDAAASAKQHARAARRALRRGDAALARSAVRGYVRCLAKAGKQAAGAKKFMSKRAPADAEAPAAVKVLSEAVAVTVAVLQRAMASLSARAVDTRRSRWCAVSRLLGGELSRVVCRDLDGEDGAMSAQETLQELEDNVEAVESGLEHLFRQIVQSRVALLNVLTL; from the coding sequence ATGGCGTGCCAGCAGCTGCGTTCGACCAGTCTGCCCGTGAGACCGCACGCCCTGGTGCAGGAGCTCGAGGACGAGCTCCAGCGGCTCCggtccggcgcggcggcgtcagcgccatcgccggcggcgctcgTGGGGCGGCTCGGCGACGCGTACGGCCGCATCGAGGAGCTCGTGGGGCTCCCCGGCGGCCGCGACGCGCTGTCGAGCGCGCGGTGGAGGGGCGCCGTGGAGGCGGCGCTGGACGCGTCCGTGGCGGTGCTGGACCTGTGCGAGCGTGCCCGggacgccgccgcgtccgcgaagcagcacgcgcgcgcggcgcggcgcgcgctccGGAGAGGGGACGCCGCGCTCGCCAGGTCCGCCGTGCGGGGCTACGTCCGCTGCCTGGCGAAGGCCGGCAAGCAGGCCGCCGGCGCGAAGAAGTTCATGAGCAAGCGCGCGCCGGCGGACGCCGAGGCGCCGGCCGCGGTGAAGGTGCtgtcggaggcggtggcggtgaccGTGGCCGTGCTGCAGCGCGCCATGGCGTCGCTGTCCGCGCGGGCCGTGGACacgaggaggagcaggtggtGCGCCGTGTCGAGGCTGCTGGGCGGTGAACTGTCTCGTGTCGTGTGTAGAGATTTGGACGGTGAGGATGGGGCGATGAGCGCTCAGGAGACGTTGCAGGAGCTAGAGGACAATGTCGAGGCCGTGGAGAGCGGGCTGGAGCATCTGTTCAGGCAGATAGTTCAGAGCAGAGTAGCCCTGCTCAATGTGCTTACACTGTAA